From one Rhizobium rosettiformans genomic stretch:
- a CDS encoding AGE family epimerase/isomerase — protein MSENQSQPLPSTPWSARPYHRKWLLARADELFDFFSGPAINPKGGFYDLSRDGKPLSTDNPARGIHASARMVHCYAIGHLLGRPGSADIVDHGMRYLWDRHRDEKNGGYFWQADNTGPADDSKQGYGHAFVLLAASSAKCAGHPLADAMLADITEVIEQKFWEEEHGAIAEEFSADWQPVPGYRGQNSNMHLTESLMAAYEATGERHYLTKAERIADLIINRRAREEAFRVAEHFDENWVVDRKYYHPNEMFRPAGTTPGHWLEWARLLLQLWVLGGKRQAWMPDAARGLFFQSMALGWDKEKGGFFYTLDWENAPDKRAKLWWPLCEGAAAAHFLSQHQESDFHEESYRKIWNYIANNNLDREFGGWHEELTEDGIPSNILFPGKGDIYHALQACLIPLFPADGSLTKMIAEHPLDV, from the coding sequence ATGTCGGAAAATCAATCACAGCCGCTGCCATCCACCCCCTGGAGCGCCCGCCCCTATCATCGCAAATGGCTGCTGGCACGCGCCGACGAACTCTTCGATTTCTTCTCCGGCCCGGCCATCAACCCGAAGGGCGGCTTCTACGACCTGTCGCGCGATGGCAAGCCGCTGTCGACCGACAACCCCGCGCGTGGCATCCATGCCAGCGCCCGCATGGTGCATTGCTACGCCATCGGCCACCTGCTCGGCCGGCCAGGTTCTGCCGACATCGTCGATCACGGCATGCGTTATCTCTGGGATCGCCACCGCGATGAGAAGAACGGCGGTTATTTCTGGCAGGCTGATAACACAGGTCCTGCCGACGACTCGAAACAGGGCTACGGCCACGCCTTCGTCCTGCTCGCGGCCTCCTCGGCCAAATGCGCCGGCCACCCGCTCGCCGACGCCATGCTCGCCGATATCACCGAGGTGATCGAGCAAAAATTCTGGGAAGAAGAGCACGGCGCAATCGCCGAGGAATTCTCCGCCGACTGGCAGCCGGTCCCAGGCTATCGCGGCCAGAACTCCAACATGCACCTGACCGAAAGCCTGATGGCCGCTTATGAGGCGACCGGCGAACGGCACTATCTCACAAAGGCCGAGCGCATCGCCGACCTGATCATCAACCGCCGCGCCCGCGAGGAAGCCTTCCGCGTCGCCGAGCATTTCGATGAAAACTGGGTGGTCGACCGCAAATACTATCACCCGAACGAAATGTTCCGCCCGGCCGGCACCACACCGGGCCACTGGCTGGAATGGGCAAGGCTTCTCTTGCAGCTCTGGGTGCTCGGCGGCAAGCGCCAGGCCTGGATGCCGGATGCGGCACGCGGCCTCTTCTTCCAGTCCATGGCGCTCGGCTGGGACAAAGAGAAGGGCGGCTTCTTCTACACGCTCGACTGGGAAAACGCCCCCGACAAGCGCGCCAAACTCTGGTGGCCGCTTTGCGAGGGTGCCGCTGCCGCGCATTTTCTCAGCCAGCACCAGGAAAGCGACTTCCACGAAGAGAGCTACCGCAAGATCTGGAACTACATCGCGAACAACAATCTCGACCGCGAGTTCGGCGGCTGGCACGAGGAACTGACCGAAGACGGCATCCCGTCCAACATCCTCTTCCCCGGCAAGGGCGACATCTACCACGCGCTTCAGGCCTGCCTGATCCCGCTCTTCCCGGCAGACGGAAGCCTGACGAAGATGATCGCCGAGCATCCGCTCGACGTTTGA
- the metH gene encoding methionine synthase, with protein MLDQLFGREGANRDGAEILKALQEAARERILILDGAMGTEIQGLGLTEDDFRGERFLGCACHQQGNNDLLILTQPDAIEDIHFRYAMAGADILETNTFSSTRIAQADYEMEGAVYDLNRHGAELVRRAAFRAEREDGKRRFVAGAIGPTNRTASISPDVNNPGYRAVSFDDLRAAYGEQIDGLIDGGADLILIETIFDTLNAKAAIFACEERFLAKGIRLPVMISGTITDLSGRTLSGQTPTAFWNSIRHAKPFAVGLNCALGADAMRPHLQELSGVADTFISAYPNAGLPNEFGQYDQSPEEMAELVAGFAEEGIVNVVGGCCGSTPAHIAAIAEAVKGRAPRLPAEHRPFMSLSGLEPFELTKDIPFVNVGERTNVTGSAKFRKLITAGDYSAALVVARDQVENGAQIIDINMDEGLIDSEKAMVEFLNLIAAEPDIARVPVMIDSSKFPIIEAGLKCVQGKAVVNSISLKEGEENFVAQAKLIRKYGAAVVVMAFDEKGQADTYERKVEICRRAYRILTEEAGFAPEDIIFDPNVFAVATGIEEHDNYGVDFIEATRTIRQEMPLVHISGGVSNLSFSFRGNEPVREAMHAVFLYHAIQAGMDMGIVNAGQLAVYESIDPDLREACEDVVLNRRRDGTELLLEIAERYRGTGEAKTRTQDMTWREWPVEKRLEHALVNGITEFIDIDTEEARQKADRPLHVIEGPLMAGMNVVGDLFGAGKMFLPQVVKSARVMKQAVAVLLPYMEEEKRLNGGTGDRQAAGKVLMATVKGDVHDIGKNIVGVVLACNNYEIIDLGVMVPATKILEVAKAENVDVIGLSGLITPSLDEMVHVASEMQRQGFSIPLLIGGATTSRVHTAVKIHPQYKAGQAIYVTDASRAVGVVSALLAEDGNETYVEGIKGEYAKVAEAHARAEAEKQRQPLASARENAVKVDWSAYKPTKPSFTGTKVFETYDLAELARYIDWTPFFQTWELKGRYPAILEDEKQGEAARQLFADAQAMLKKIIEENWFRPRAVIGFWPANAVGDDIRLFKDDSRKEELATFFTLRQQIAKREGRANVALSDFVAPLETGLPDYVGGFVVTAGIEEVAIAERFERANDDYSSILVKALADRFAEAFAERMHEQVRKEFWGYASDEALTPEELISETYAGIRPAPGYPAQPDHTEKVTLFSLLDATKATGVTLTESYAMWPGSSVSGLYIGHPDSYYFGVAKVERDQVEDYAARKAMDVREVERWLGPVLNYVPKAVAAE; from the coding sequence ATGCTCGATCAACTGTTCGGCCGCGAGGGCGCAAACCGTGACGGGGCGGAGATCCTGAAGGCGCTGCAAGAGGCGGCGCGCGAACGCATCCTGATCCTCGATGGCGCCATGGGTACGGAAATCCAAGGCCTCGGCCTGACGGAAGACGATTTTCGCGGCGAACGTTTCCTTGGCTGCGCCTGTCACCAGCAGGGCAATAACGACCTGCTGATCCTGACGCAGCCTGATGCCATCGAGGACATCCATTTCCGCTATGCGATGGCGGGGGCCGACATTCTCGAGACCAACACCTTTTCGTCGACACGCATTGCGCAAGCCGATTACGAGATGGAAGGGGCGGTCTATGACCTCAATCGCCATGGCGCCGAACTCGTGCGCCGGGCGGCCTTCCGGGCCGAACGCGAGGACGGCAAGCGACGTTTCGTCGCCGGTGCCATCGGGCCGACAAACCGCACGGCGTCGATTTCGCCTGACGTCAACAATCCGGGGTACCGCGCTGTTTCCTTCGATGACTTGCGCGCCGCCTATGGCGAGCAGATCGACGGGTTGATCGACGGCGGTGCCGATCTCATCCTGATCGAGACGATCTTCGATACGCTGAATGCCAAGGCGGCGATCTTTGCCTGTGAGGAGCGTTTCCTTGCCAAGGGCATTCGCCTGCCGGTGATGATTTCGGGAACGATCACAGACCTTTCGGGCCGCACGCTGTCCGGCCAGACGCCGACGGCCTTCTGGAACTCGATCCGCCATGCGAAGCCGTTTGCCGTCGGTTTGAACTGCGCGCTCGGGGCAGACGCCATGCGCCCGCATTTGCAGGAGCTGTCGGGTGTCGCCGACACATTCATTTCCGCTTATCCGAATGCCGGGTTGCCGAATGAATTCGGCCAGTATGACCAGAGCCCGGAGGAGATGGCGGAGCTCGTTGCCGGTTTTGCCGAAGAGGGTATCGTCAATGTCGTTGGCGGTTGCTGCGGCTCGACGCCCGCGCATATCGCGGCCATTGCCGAGGCCGTGAAGGGCAGGGCGCCGCGGCTGCCCGCCGAACACCGCCCGTTCATGTCCCTCTCCGGCCTCGAGCCCTTTGAGCTCACCAAGGACATTCCCTTCGTCAATGTTGGCGAGCGCACCAATGTCACGGGCTCGGCCAAGTTCCGCAAGCTGATCACCGCTGGCGACTATTCCGCAGCGCTTGTCGTTGCGCGCGACCAGGTGGAGAACGGCGCGCAGATCATCGACATCAACATGGACGAGGGCCTCATCGATTCCGAGAAGGCCATGGTCGAATTCCTGAACCTGATCGCCGCCGAGCCCGACATCGCCCGCGTGCCCGTGATGATCGACTCGTCGAAGTTCCCGATCATCGAAGCGGGCCTCAAATGCGTGCAGGGCAAAGCGGTGGTGAATTCCATCTCGCTCAAGGAGGGCGAGGAGAATTTCGTCGCCCAGGCGAAGCTCATCCGCAAGTATGGTGCTGCCGTCGTCGTCATGGCCTTCGACGAGAAGGGCCAGGCCGATACCTATGAGCGAAAGGTCGAGATCTGCCGCCGCGCTTATCGCATCCTGACGGAAGAGGCGGGCTTTGCGCCCGAAGACATCATCTTCGATCCGAACGTCTTTGCGGTCGCGACCGGCATCGAGGAGCACGACAATTACGGTGTCGACTTCATCGAGGCGACGCGGACGATCCGGCAGGAAATGCCGCTGGTGCATATCTCGGGCGGTGTTTCGAACCTCTCATTCTCCTTCCGTGGCAATGAGCCGGTGCGGGAGGCCATGCATGCGGTTTTCCTTTATCACGCCATCCAGGCGGGCATGGATATGGGCATCGTCAATGCCGGCCAGCTGGCGGTCTATGAAAGCATCGATCCTGACCTGCGCGAGGCCTGCGAAGACGTCGTGCTGAACCGGCGCCGCGACGGCACCGAGCTGCTGCTGGAGATTGCTGAGCGCTATCGTGGCACTGGCGAGGCGAAGACCCGCACGCAGGACATGACGTGGCGCGAATGGCCGGTCGAAAAGCGGCTGGAGCATGCGCTGGTCAACGGCATCACCGAGTTCATCGATATCGATACGGAAGAGGCGCGCCAAAAGGCCGACCGTCCGCTTCACGTCATCGAAGGGCCGCTGATGGCGGGCATGAATGTCGTCGGCGACCTCTTCGGCGCCGGCAAGATGTTCCTGCCGCAGGTGGTGAAATCGGCCCGCGTGATGAAGCAGGCGGTGGCCGTGCTTCTTCCTTACATGGAAGAAGAGAAGCGGCTGAATGGCGGTACCGGCGATCGCCAGGCAGCCGGCAAGGTACTGATGGCGACGGTGAAGGGCGATGTGCACGACATCGGCAAGAACATCGTCGGTGTCGTGCTTGCCTGCAACAATTACGAGATCATCGATCTCGGCGTCATGGTGCCGGCCACCAAGATCCTCGAAGTGGCGAAAGCAGAGAATGTCGATGTCATCGGGCTCTCCGGCCTGATCACGCCGTCGCTGGACGAGATGGTGCATGTGGCCTCCGAAATGCAGCGACAGGGCTTTAGCATACCACTCCTGATCGGCGGGGCGACAACGAGCCGGGTACACACGGCCGTCAAGATCCATCCGCAATACAAGGCGGGGCAGGCGATCTATGTGACCGATGCCAGCCGTGCCGTCGGCGTCGTTTCCGCATTGCTGGCCGAAGATGGCAACGAGACCTATGTCGAGGGCATCAAGGGCGAATATGCCAAGGTGGCAGAGGCCCATGCGCGGGCGGAAGCCGAAAAGCAGCGTCAGCCGCTGGCGTCGGCCCGGGAGAATGCGGTCAAAGTCGACTGGAGCGCCTACAAACCGACGAAGCCGAGCTTTACCGGCACCAAGGTGTTCGAGACCTATGATCTTGCCGAGCTTGCCCGCTATATCGACTGGACGCCCTTCTTCCAGACCTGGGAGCTGAAGGGTCGCTATCCGGCGATCCTGGAAGACGAGAAGCAGGGCGAGGCGGCGCGACAGCTGTTTGCCGATGCGCAGGCGATGCTCAAGAAGATCATCGAGGAGAACTGGTTCCGGCCGCGTGCAGTCATCGGCTTCTGGCCGGCCAATGCTGTGGGTGATGACATCCGGCTGTTCAAGGATGACAGCCGGAAGGAGGAACTCGCAACCTTCTTCACGCTGCGTCAGCAGATCGCCAAGCGCGAGGGACGGGCGAATGTCGCCTTGTCGGATTTCGTAGCACCTCTGGAGACGGGCCTTCCGGATTATGTCGGCGGGTTCGTTGTGACGGCCGGTATCGAAGAGGTGGCGATCGCCGAACGCTTCGAGCGGGCGAATGACGATTACTCTTCGATCCTGGTGAAGGCTTTGGCTGACCGTTTCGCCGAGGCCTTTGCCGAGCGCATGCATGAACAGGTACGCAAGGAGTTCTGGGGCTATGCTTCGGATGAGGCCCTAACGCCCGAGGAGCTGATCTCGGAAACCTATGCCGGCATCCGGCCGGCGCCTGGCTATCCGGCGCAGCCCGACCATACGGAAAAGGTGACGCTGTTCTCGCTGCTCGACGCGACCAAGGCGACCGGTGTGACGCTGACGGAGAGCTATGCCATGTGGCCGGGCTCGTCCGTCTCCGGTCTCTATATCGGCCATCCCGACAGCTATTACTTCGGCGTCGCCAAGGTCGAGCGTGACCAGGTCGAGGACTATGCGGCGCGCAAGGCTATGGATGTGCGCGAAGTGGAACGTTGGCTTGGGCCGGTGTTGAATTATGTGCCGAAGGCGGTGGCCGCGGAGTAA
- a CDS encoding SIMPL domain-containing protein has translation MLKITRALVMATALSGSVLSTGFVAQAVAAEGQLREATIMVSGEGEAAIAPDMAVISLSVVRDAETAGEALSANSAAMREVLAALKEQGIAEKDVQTTDFSIQPKYKQENRTDGTYEAPVIVGYTVSNGLTVRVRDLAKLGEIIDRSVTLGVNQGGGITFTNDDPETAIEAARKQAVEKAAAKAKTLTEAAGVRIGRIVEISENFARPMPQMYAAAPMAKMADESVPIASGENRYSVTVNITYAIEQ, from the coding sequence ATGCTGAAAATTACACGCGCGCTCGTCATGGCCACGGCTCTGTCGGGTTCGGTTCTCTCGACCGGTTTTGTTGCGCAAGCCGTGGCGGCTGAAGGCCAGCTTCGCGAAGCGACGATCATGGTCTCGGGCGAGGGGGAGGCGGCGATCGCGCCCGATATGGCGGTCATTTCGCTCTCCGTCGTTCGCGATGCAGAGACTGCTGGCGAGGCGCTGTCGGCCAACAGTGCCGCCATGCGTGAAGTGCTTGCCGCCCTCAAGGAGCAGGGCATCGCCGAGAAGGACGTGCAGACCACGGATTTTTCGATCCAGCCGAAATACAAGCAGGAAAACAGAACCGATGGCACCTATGAGGCGCCTGTGATCGTCGGCTACACGGTCAGCAACGGCTTGACCGTTCGGGTTCGCGACCTTGCCAAGCTGGGTGAGATCATCGATCGGTCGGTGACGCTCGGCGTCAACCAGGGCGGTGGCATCACGTTCACCAATGACGATCCGGAGACGGCTATCGAAGCTGCGCGCAAGCAGGCGGTCGAGAAGGCTGCCGCCAAGGCAAAGACGCTGACGGAGGCCGCCGGCGTGAGGATCGGTCGTATCGTCGAGATCTCGGAAAACTTCGCCCGGCCGATGCCGCAAATGTATGCCGCAGCGCCGATGGCAAAGATGGCGGACGAGTCGGTGCCGATCGCATCCGGCGAAAACCGCTATTCGGTGACCGTCAACATCACCTACGCCATCGAACAGTAA